AAGGCTTGAAACCGGCTCATCTGCAAGAATCAGTTCTGGCTCCTGCATCAAGGCCCGGGCCAGGCCTACCCGCTGCTGTTGCCCACCACTAAGATCTTCTGACCTGTGAAAATGTTTTTCCGACAGTCCCAACCGATCTAAAACCTGACCGGAACGAGCTACATCTTCAGCCGGGAAAGAATTAAATATCGAAGCAATGGATGATGTTGAAGACAGCCTTCCCATTAGAGCATTACTTTGGACCGAGTAGCGAGGAATAAGGTTGTACTGCTGGAAAATCATCCCGATTTTTTTTCTGAGTTCTCGCAGTCGATTCGGCGGCGCAATTGTAATTTCTTCTCCATCCAGAAATACCTTACCCGAACTGGGTTCTACGAGACGGTTGATACACCGCATGAGAGTGGATTTCCCCGAGCCGCTTTTACCCAGTATTACGACAAATTCTCCCTTCTCGATAGAAATTGAAACTTCTCTCAAAGCAATGGTGCCATTTTCATAGGTCTTACTGAGTTTTTCTATTTCCAGCATAACAATTATGAGGACCTCTTATAATCTGATGATTCTACTTTGCAGCAACTCGCGACCCTTTATTTCAAAAGGCTCGCTCATGGCTAAAGAAAATATATAGAGATGTCCTTAAGGTTTCTGATTATTCATGTTCAGGTTCAGCAAACGACCTGCTTCCCGGACCGGGTCAAACAACCCATCCAAATCGGTAAACCCACTAATGCCGTAAAGTTTTTTAAGGGTCTTACTACCTGCAGGGGTTTGCGAAATTTTCTTCAGTCCCTCACGAATCTTTAGTTTCAAGTCCTCAGATAATCCCTTACGAGCAGAAACCGTATCATTCGGGATCTCTTTGGTGTAGGCAATGACCTTGACCTTGTCAAAAACATCTGGAAAAGTTTTTGCGACTGCTGACCGGGAACCGTCATACGCTGCACCGCCGTCGACTTCTCCTTTATATATTGAAAGAACCACCGCATTGTGCGAACCCGCAAAAACACTTTTTTTGAAAAAATGTTCCGGATCAAAACCCTTGGATAATAGAAGAGTCTTTGGGTACAAATAACCCGATGTGGAAGCAGGGTCAACAAAAGCAAAACTCTTCCCCTTTAATCCGGCAAGCTTTTGAATGCCGCTATCCGCCCGAACCATTATCTGTCCACGGTAGAAAGGACTGCCAAACCTTTTAACCACTAAAAGCAACTCTACATCATATTTATCGTGTGCCAGAACATAACTGAAAGTGGCCAGCCATCCTACGTCCACCTTTCCAGCACCCATTGCTTCAATGACCGATGCATAGCTTGTAGCAACCGAGGTTTTAAAGTGCAGACCTGTCTCTTTTTGCAGGAGTTGACCTATTTCTCTGCCACCTTTAAGAATCACCTGCGCATCTCCCGAAGGCACAAACATCATTCGTATAGGATTTTCGGCAACACCCAAAGATTGCGCCTCAGAGACCAGAGGCAACCAGAACATAAAAACTATATGTACAAATGAGGAATTCAAGCGGATGTTCAAAGGAGACTCCGATTTAAGACCGGTTCATTATAGCACTAGCTTAATCCGGAAAAATGACACAAAAAAGGGGTAAGCCGCTTAACGGCTTACCCCTTAAAAAAACTAACTTTATTCTATAATCCGTGGTTTAACCTTTATAAAATGTTGTGCGGATATATTTAATTACATCCCAGATTTCCTTATCAGAAAGCTTCTGCTTAGCCATTCCGGTTCCAGCAGAACCATTTTTGATGATATGGAACATCTGGCCGGCAGAAACTTTTTTCATTGTGTCCTTACAGGTAAAGTTACGCGGTCCAGGTTTCAATGCTTTACCCAGTTTACCTGTTCCATCACCTTTATCACCATGACACATTTTACAAGCCATTGGTTTAGCGGTTTTATGGTAGAGTTTTTTACCATTGGCCGCATCAGCTTTTGCTGTTTTATCTTTCTTGGCTACGCTACCAGGAGCCGCTTTCGTTTTCCGCGGTTGTGGACATTGACCGCCGGCGAAGGCAGAACTGACAGCAAACAAGCTGAAAATAACCATCACACTCAGTATTAACGCCTTTTTCATCTAACAATCTCCTCTCTTTATAGTGAATTTAACCAAAAATTATCACTCCAACCTTTAAACTGACGAATATTACGCATTGGCATCCAAAGCTCAAACACTTAATAAAATAAAAAATCAAACATTTAAGCCCTTACCAATCGATTACCTCATTAAGCTTTGATTTTGAAAAAATGAGCAACGCATTATAGTCCATTCCAATACCCTGTCAACAGAAAATTCCTCTTGAAAATTGCAAGAAATCAACCCTGAAATCTGCCGAAATCACAAACCTTTTCCTCCAGTCTCAAGCCAAATACCGGACGACTATTATTTTTTCTACCAAAAGGCTAACCAATTGAAAGGAAATAAGTTTAATGGTTTTTTAAACGCCTTTGCCCTATCCTTAAAGGCAATTTCCCTTGATAGCTCCGGCTGAATCAAGTATGATCCAAAGTTATAGATGAATCCAAATTGGAGTTTCAGGATTTCAGGAGCCTTGGGTTTCTGGAACCTGGATTTGTTGCGGTGAGCTAATTTGGGGCCTCAAAAAAAGATCTTTCTCTTCAATAGATCCAGAAGGCATTGAATTTAAAGGTATTCAAAAACCATCCCACTAGCGTAAGCATCCCCTCTTCTTTTCAAGGTTGTTAAGAATGGGGATAAATTGTGCCGGATGAGGTGGAACAGAGTGTTTAGACTATAAAAAACGTCAAGAAAATCAGTAATTTAAGAATATTAATTGTTACAACTGGAGGTGACTGATGAATGTATTATTTAAACACCTCAATCCAGATAAGAAAAAACCTAAATATTTGACCAAGCTGGACCAGATTCCCCAATTGTCTGAATCTGAAAAGAGGGAACTGCAAAAAGTAAATGATAAGTTTGTATTTCGGACCAATGATTATTATCAATCCCTGATCAACTGGGATGACCCTGATGATCCTATCAAACGGATCATTATGCCGGATATCCAGGAACTTAATGAGTGGGGTGAGCTTGATGCCTCGAACGAGGAAAAGTACACCAAAGTTCGTGGTCTGGAACACAAGTACACTTCTACAGCTCTTCTTTTGGTCAATGAAGTATGTGCCGCCTATTGCCGTTTTTGTTTTCGTAAACGTTTGTTTATGAATGAAAATGATGAGGTGACCAAAGATATTTCCGAAGGGTTGGAATACATCAAAAACAACAAGGAAATCAACAATGTACTTTTAACGGGTGGCGATCCCCTGATCTTGTCTACCAGCAAACTGGAACCCATCATCAAGCAACTTCGCGAAATTGACCACGTCAAGATCATCCGCATTGGCACCAAGGTTCCGGCATTCAACCCTTTCAGGATATTGAACGACCCCTCTTTGCTGGAAATGTTCAGAACCTATAGCACCAATGACAAAAAAATCTATGTGATGGCCCATTTCAACCACCCCAGGGAACTAACACCCGAAGCCATTGAAGGGTTGAACCTGTTAATGAAGTCAGGAGTTTCTCTGGTGAACCAGACTCCCCTGGTAAAGGGAGTCAACGATGATTCTGAAGTGCTTGCGGACCTGTTTTCCAAACTTTCTTTTATTGGTGTTCCGCCCTATTATGTCTTTTTATGTCGCCCTACACTTGGCAACGAAACCTATTCGGTGCCCGTTGAACGTGGCTATGAAATATTTGAAAAATCTCGTACCTTATGTTCTGGTCTGGCTAAACGTGCCCGCCTGGTCATGTCACATGAATCAGGAAAAATTGAAGTGGTTGGAATGACAGAAGAGCAGATTTTCTTCAAATATGCACGGTCGGCAGATAAGGATAACAATGCCCGCTTCATGGCTTTTTACAGAAACCCCAAAGCCTGCTGGTTTGATGATTATCAGGAAGCACTGGATGAATTTTCATTGTTTTCTGAGACAACAAAAGCTGGTTGCTGCTAAATCGCCAGAGTCCTGGAGGTTCACACCTGAAACAAATCATACCGTCCTCCCCCCCTTAAAAACTTAACTCTGAATTCATTTATTAATAATGGATCTCTTTCTTTTCCTTTTAGTCATGCTGGCTTTTCTAAGCGCCGGGAGAGTCGTCACCAGAAAAATATGGCACCTGAATTTTGCCAGCTCGGCCGAGGGATTTGTATTTTCTTCTGCTTTGGGCTCAGTCCTTGTTTCGCTGATGGTGACAGGATTGACATTCATCGGACAAATTTCATCGACAACATGCTGGGTCTTGCTGGCCGCCCTTCTCTCATCAGGAGCAAGCTCCCTGAACAACCCCCGCCAATGGATTGGAGGCACCAGGGAAAAGTTAGCAATAATTTTTTCTTTGTCCCCGTTAAAAACTTTTATCCAGATTATTTTAGGAATTATCATTTTCTTTTTATTGAGCCTGGCAATGGCTCCGGCATTTTCTACAGATGCCCTGGTTTATCATCTTGCAGTTCCCAAGGCATATCTTGAAGCAGGTGGGGTCACAAACCTTCCCAATAACATTTACTCTTTCTTCCCACAGCAAATGGAAATGCTATATCTTTTTGCCTTAGCTTTGGGAACAGAGCAATTAGCCCAACTAACTGGGCTGGGTATTGCTCTCCTGCTTTTAATCGCTTTGCACCAGTACTACAGGCAAACAGGATCGGCAAACTATGCGTTGCTGGCCCCACTGTTATATATTTCGACTCCAACTTTTTTCAATATAGCTTCGGCTGCGTATGTTGATTTGCAGGCAGCCACCTACGTTTTCCTGGCTTTCTATGCCTGGGAAAATGGGTGTTCCCGAAAACAAAGCAACTGGTTTTTATTAATGTGCCTGTTTGCCGGTGCAGCTGTAGCAACAAAACTGACAACGGTCATCATTTTACCCCTGGCGTTTCTTGGGATAGCCACTCTTGGTCGGCGAAGTAATAATACAGGGAAAGTTGTGAGCCAATGCCTGACTCTGGTGATTGTTTCCTTGATACTGCTTTTGCCCTGGCTGGCAAGAAACTATTATTTTACAGGTAATCCATTAGCCCCCTACTTCATGACATTTTTAGGCGGGGAAAATGGAATGAATTGGGATATAACTCGCTCTCAGCAACAGTTTCAATATTATTCTTCATTTGGAATGGGACACAGCATTCTTGATTTTCTACTTCTACCTATCAATCTTACCTTTTTCAGCGAGCCCCATTCTCTCAAATTCGATGGGCAAATAGGAGTTCTCTATTTATTACTGCTTCCAACCCTGCTTTGTTTACGCCGCCAGTCTTTGCCAATGCTTTCTTTTTTTCTGGTTCTAATGGTTTTCTGGTTCATCCAGACACAATACATCCGTTTACTTGCCCCGGCATTTGCTTTCCTATCAGTCCTGTTGGTCACCGGCCTGGAGAAAGGATTTAAAAATTATGGCGACTCAGTTGGAAAAAAAGAAACTGTTTTCTTATCTTTAATCCTGACTTTTGGCCTGTTGTTCAACACTTCAACAATTTTGAAAGAATGGGTACGTATCAAACCGCTTTCATATTTGTTCAACAAGGAAAACCGGGACCAGTTTTTGATAAGACAAATCAATGCTTATCCTGCGTACTCTGTCGCAAATCATTTGATAGGAGAAAAAGGCAAGGTATTGCTGGTTTATATGAGGAATCTGGGTTATCTGATGGATCGGCCATTTTTCAGCGATACTTTTTTTGAAGCCCATACATTAAGAAAAATCATTGACGAAGAGGTCTATGCAGAGAATATTATCATCCGTTTGAAGTCGATGGGAATCACCCATATTCTGTTTAATCATAATTTTGTTTTCGGCAAAAACTCAGCGTTTTCAACAGGAGAGAAAGGCATTTTAAAAAACTTTCTGGCCAAGCATGCGCAACGCATACTGGTAAAAAACGAGTTTTTCCTGTATCGCTTTATGCTAGACTTGGAGTCTCAAGATTCAAAAAACGGCCTAATATCCATTCCTTTGAATCATTAATGGGTATCGGGCTTTTATATTTTAAGGAATACAGTTTATGAAAAGGCTTGATGGCAAAAATATATTGATCGTAATTCCCAAAGACTACTATATGGAGAGCGAACTCGAACCTGTTCTCGCATCCATGAATGAGGAGGGAGCCAATGTTTTAATAGCTTCCAATAAACTGAAGGACGCCGTAGGAATGAAAGGTGGCAGAGTCACCCCAAATGTCCTGATTGTTGATGCTATAGAAGGTATAACCGGTGACAGTTATGTTTCAGCGGGAAAAGGTGTACGCCAGATCAAAGGGGTTTTTCATGGGGTTATTATCATAGGGGNNNNNNNNNNNNNNNNNNNNNNNNNNNNNNNNNNNNNNNNNNNNNNNNNNNNNNNNNNNNNNNNNNNNNNNNNNNNNNNNNNNNNNNNNNNNNNNNNNGTGGCAGAGTCACCCCAAATGTCCTGATTGTTGATGCTATAGAAGGTATAACCGGTGACAGTTATGTTTCAGCGGGAAAAGGTGTACGCCAGATCAAAGGGGTTTTTCATGGGGTTATTATCATAGGGGGAAATGGAGCGCGTTCTTATCTATGGAAAGATGAACTATTGCGACTATTGATTAACGACCGCCACCGTTCCAACATGGTGGTTGCAGGCATAGGTAACGCCGTTCCGTGTATGGGCAAGGCCGGTCTACTGCAAAGCCTGGAAGTCACGACCGAGCCAGGCAACAAAAAAGCCATAGCAGTACTGGAAGAATCCAAAGCAGTTCTGGTAGACGAGCCGATGACTGCCACCAATCGAGTTTTTACGGTAAGAGATGCCAGCGCTATTCCGGAATTTCTGGATCCATTTATTGAAGAAGTGGCAAAAACACCGAAAAAATAAACTCAGAAACAACCCTTATGAGCCCTCGCTACGCCTCTCTTCCTGGGTCCGGATAATTTTTAATCTGAGTTTAATCGCGTCATTCAGGCTTTTAACAATTCGATCATTAGAGTCCGGAAAATAAAGCTTCTGGTTGAACTCATCAAGCGTGTAGGTTTCAAGTAGCTTGGCAAACGCCTCGTCAACAAAAGGCCGGGTCATTTGTACAACACCTTCGAAGTACACTGAGATTTTTTCATACTTGTCCCAGTTGTCAAGAATGAGGCTTTTGATCGTATCCCCCGCAGGCTCCCCTTCCTCCGACGTTCTTCCCGCCGGAGTCGAGGTGCCCATGATTTCATAAACATCGATTTTAAATTCGTTCTCCATATTCACTTTACGCCTAAGTAAGGAAAGGGGTTCACTAACGGTTAACAATTTTAACGGACTTCATTTCCACCCTTTCGTCAGGGTTGTCCCGGGGATCACGTGAAACGTTGACAATTTTATCAACCGTATCCATTCCTTTAATCACTTTCCCGAAAGCGGTATATTGATTGTCCAGAAAATGTGAGTCTTTAACAACAATGAAAAACTGCGAACCGGCACTATTGGGGTCTTGTGACCTTGCCATTGAAAGAATTCCTCGGTCATGTGGGGTGCTGTTGAATTCCGCTTTGATCGTATAACCCGGACCACCCATACCATGCATAGAACGATCTTCGCTCTTGCTGTTAGGGTCACCGCCTTGAATCATAAATCCGGGAATCACTCGATGAAAGGTCGTTCCATCGTAAAAACCTTTGTTCGCCAAATCCTTAAAATTTTTAACATGCCCCGGAGCCACATCATCTAAGAATTCAAGCTCTATACTTCCAAGTGTTGTTTCGATCACTGCAACTTCATTAGACTGGGCCGCAGTACCAGTCATTAAGACTCCCATCAACCCTGCAGCAATTCCTTTAACAAAAAAGTTCATGAAACCTCCCAAAAAAGATAATAAATAAATCGAATGGATTTATTTCCCGGCAATTATTTTTTCATCACCGGAAAAGTAGGATTCTATCAAGATGGTTTTTAAAACGTGCATTCTAGCAGGTTGCAGGAAAAGTCTCAATAAATGTCATAAGCCTTAAGTCAGCATTTCTAGTTTTCAATTACCTATTATCGGAGCTGGCCCTTCCATATTGCTGACTCAGAGTCATTTATCAACGTCAAGGTAGAAATGTTAAAGCAATTGACGAGTTTAAGCAGAGTCTCCTATTTAACCCCGACCTAAAACAGGCATATCAATTTTTGGAGAAAATATATAACGAGTTGGGACAAGAACAACTATCTACTTATCATAAAAGGTCGGCAGAAAAAATCTCAATACAGAAAAAGTGATTGAGTTACAACATATTACTTTAGGGATTCAAATATCTCAGGATCGTCACCACCAACTGCGGTTATAAGGCCTATGGCCCCTTTTTCTATCCTGAATATGCTATGGTCGACAAGAAGGTAATCACCAGGAACATCAATAGTA
The Nitrospinota bacterium genome window above contains:
- the phnC gene encoding phosphonate ABC transporter ATP-binding protein; the protein is MVMLEIEKLSKTYENGTIALREVSISIEKGEFVVILGKSGSGKSTLMRCINRLVEPSSGKVFLDGEEITIAPPNRLRELRKKIGMIFQQYNLIPRYSVQSNALMGRLSSTSSIASIFNSFPAEDVARSGQVLDRLGLSEKHFHRSEDLSGGQQQRVGLARALMQEPELILADEPVSSLDPASSKQIMELLAEFNEKDGVTILCNLHLPELAREYGSRIIAMSEGRIVYDGPAGNLGEDELSSLYVDG
- a CDS encoding phosphate/phosphite/phosphonate ABC transporter substrate-binding protein, producing MFWLPLVSEAQSLGVAENPIRMMFVPSGDAQVILKGGREIGQLLQKETGLHFKTSVATSYASVIEAMGAGKVDVGWLATFSYVLAHDKYDVELLLVVKRFGSPFYRGQIMVRADSGIQKLAGLKGKSFAFVDPASTSGYLYPKTLLLSKGFDPEHFFKKSVFAGSHNAVVLSIYKGEVDGGAAYDGSRSAVAKTFPDVFDKVKVIAYTKEIPNDTVSARKGLSEDLKLKIREGLKKISQTPAGSKTLKKLYGISGFTDLDGLFDPVREAGRLLNLNMNNQKP
- a CDS encoding cytochrome c, with amino-acid sequence MKKALILSVMVIFSLFAVSSAFAGGQCPQPRKTKAAPGSVAKKDKTAKADAANGKKLYHKTAKPMACKMCHGDKGDGTGKLGKALKPGPRNFTCKDTMKKVSAGQMFHIIKNGSAGTGMAKQKLSDKEIWDVIKYIRTTFYKG
- a CDS encoding KamA family radical SAM protein — protein: MNVLFKHLNPDKKKPKYLTKLDQIPQLSESEKRELQKVNDKFVFRTNDYYQSLINWDDPDDPIKRIIMPDIQELNEWGELDASNEEKYTKVRGLEHKYTSTALLLVNEVCAAYCRFCFRKRLFMNENDEVTKDISEGLEYIKNNKEINNVLLTGGDPLILSTSKLEPIIKQLREIDHVKIIRIGTKVPAFNPFRILNDPSLLEMFRTYSTNDKKIYVMAHFNHPRELTPEAIEGLNLLMKSGVSLVNQTPLVKGVNDDSEVLADLFSKLSFIGVPPYYVFLCRPTLGNETYSVPVERGYEIFEKSRTLCSGLAKRARLVMSHESGKIEVVGMTEEQIFFKYARSADKDNNARFMAFYRNPKACWFDDYQEALDEFSLFSETTKAGCC
- a CDS encoding DJ-1/PfpI family protein; its protein translation is MIVDAIEGITGDSYVSAGKGVRQIKGVFHGVIIIGGNGARSYLWKDELLRLLINDRHRSNMVVAGIGNAVPCMGKAGLLQSLEVTTEPGNKKAIAVLEESKAVLVDEPMTATNRVFTVRDASAIPEFLDPFIEEVAKTPKK
- a CDS encoding DUF4325 domain-containing protein, with the protein product MENEFKIDVYEIMGTSTPAGRTSEEGEPAGDTIKSLILDNWDKYEKISVYFEGVVQMTRPFVDEAFAKLLETYTLDEFNQKLYFPDSNDRIVKSLNDAIKLRLKIIRTQEERRSEGS
- a CDS encoding peptidylprolyl isomerase, translated to MTGTAAQSNEVAVIETTLGSIELEFLDDVAPGHVKNFKDLANKGFYDGTTFHRVIPGFMIQGGDPNSKSEDRSMHGMGGPGYTIKAEFNSTPHDRGILSMARSQDPNSAGSQFFIVVKDSHFLDNQYTAFGKVIKGMDTVDKIVNVSRDPRDNPDERVEMKSVKIVNR